The following are from one region of the Geoalkalibacter subterraneus genome:
- a CDS encoding RrF2 family transcriptional regulator, translated as MRLSTKAQYAVRAMVSLHLHSDGTPTSIKDIAAREDISSTYLEQLFVKLRRGRIVESVRGPGGGYVLARPAHSIQVDQIIDSVEETLVPVSCMEQNGRCACDDQCVTHTVWQGLGEKIRTFLGSITLEDLTREARERMTSREAR; from the coding sequence ATGAGACTTTCGACTAAAGCACAATACGCAGTGCGAGCGATGGTGAGCCTGCACCTGCACAGTGATGGAACGCCGACTTCGATCAAGGATATCGCCGCCCGCGAAGATATTTCCTCGACCTACCTGGAGCAGCTGTTCGTCAAGCTGAGGCGGGGGCGGATCGTTGAGAGTGTGCGTGGACCCGGGGGCGGCTATGTCCTGGCGCGACCGGCACATTCGATTCAGGTGGACCAGATTATCGACAGTGTCGAAGAAACCCTTGTGCCGGTCTCCTGCATGGAGCAAAATGGCCGCTGCGCCTGCGACGACCAGTGTGTGACCCATACGGTCTGGCAGGGGCTCGGAGAAAAGATCCGGACCTTTCTCGGGTCGATTACCCTGGAAGATCTGACCCGTGAGGCCCGTGAAAGAATGACATCCCGTGAAGCACGCTGA
- a CDS encoding GAF domain-containing sensor histidine kinase, whose translation MDSTSVIVVGADEGDPPVSEILRQQGFRVRVAACLDGLPDAIRKGDPDCVLLDFSLMGSDPAGLVTHLRSLDHLHGSALVLIASDPLPSDSSNLDPFSLCVDDYLPRSISPDEFAARLRAAIMRRRFLCQDFSRDNRCLENMKQARFALQEILSELSRFKNLGRCSIALLEEERQSAHVVASSDAPPSAQWSLDLADYPELIEVSRTGSPLVVSDVRTSPLMAPVVKRLDSAGFRSLLVVPVLARGRVVGAMVLRFHEPEPDLSGEDFFLCRLMAMLFARMLDSVVEDQGLAPATEGVAGDRGRFNQHREEFTASALHALRAPVAAIHGFGSLLRESCLSQLDCDQRDYLEKVIAHCGELNGLLCNILDLSRLISGRHCLDVAPRDLGILLRCVYEKTWPSALRRGLLFQWDLPTAPCYALFETAGIQQILCGLLEDAIERAPLGSTLYVQVEDGNEYIGVFIEDHGESADDENGDLHLALYRAIMEAHQGRLDVSHGEGGRRLTQLFLRKPQPLN comes from the coding sequence ATGGACAGCACATCTGTTATCGTCGTCGGGGCAGACGAAGGGGATCCACCTGTCTCTGAAATTCTCAGGCAACAGGGATTCAGGGTTCGGGTTGCTGCATGCCTGGATGGGTTGCCGGATGCAATTCGGAAAGGCGACCCAGATTGTGTTCTGCTCGATTTTTCTCTGATGGGCTCCGACCCTGCCGGTCTTGTGACGCATCTGCGTTCCCTGGACCATCTGCATGGCAGCGCCCTGGTTCTTATTGCCTCCGACCCCCTGCCATCCGACTCCTCCAATCTGGACCCCTTTTCCCTCTGTGTTGATGACTATCTGCCCCGCTCAATTTCGCCTGATGAGTTCGCGGCAAGATTGAGAGCCGCAATCATGCGCCGGCGCTTTCTCTGTCAGGACTTCTCTCGCGATAATCGGTGCCTTGAAAATATGAAGCAGGCTCGCTTTGCTTTGCAGGAGATTCTCAGCGAATTGAGCCGTTTCAAGAATCTGGGGCGTTGTTCGATTGCGTTGCTGGAGGAGGAGCGTCAATCCGCTCATGTCGTTGCTTCAAGCGACGCGCCGCCGTCGGCCCAATGGTCCCTCGACCTGGCCGATTACCCCGAATTGATCGAGGTCTCCAGGACGGGCTCGCCGCTGGTGGTTTCCGATGTTCGAACTTCGCCGCTGATGGCGCCGGTTGTTAAGCGGCTTGACTCCGCCGGGTTCCGTTCGCTGTTAGTGGTCCCCGTTCTTGCCCGTGGGCGTGTTGTCGGTGCCATGGTCTTACGATTCCATGAGCCGGAGCCGGATCTCTCGGGAGAAGATTTCTTTCTTTGTCGGCTGATGGCGATGCTGTTTGCCCGGATGCTGGACTCGGTCGTTGAGGATCAGGGACTCGCTCCTGCAACAGAGGGCGTTGCCGGAGACCGAGGTCGTTTCAACCAGCATCGCGAGGAGTTCACAGCGAGTGCTCTTCACGCCCTGCGAGCGCCTGTGGCGGCGATCCATGGTTTTGGTTCATTGCTGCGGGAGAGCTGTCTCAGTCAGCTGGATTGCGATCAGCGCGACTATCTTGAAAAGGTGATTGCCCATTGCGGAGAATTGAATGGTTTGCTGTGCAACATTCTCGATCTGTCCCGGTTGATTTCAGGTCGACACTGCCTTGATGTTGCTCCGCGCGATCTGGGTATCCTGTTGCGTTGCGTGTATGAAAAAACCTGGCCGTCTGCTTTGCGCAGAGGATTGCTGTTTCAGTGGGACCTGCCCACCGCCCCCTGTTATGCCCTTTTTGAGACGGCGGGGATTCAGCAGATTCTTTGTGGCCTGCTGGAGGATGCTATTGAGCGGGCTCCTCTGGGCAGCACCCTTTATGTGCAGGTCGAAGACGGGAATGAATACATCGGCGTGTTTATCGAAGATCATGGAGAATCGGCAGACGATGAGAACGGAGATCTGCATCTGGCTCTCTATCGCGCCATCATGGAAGCCCACCAGGGCCGTCTGGATGTGAGCCATGGGGAAGGTGGTAGGCGGCTGACTCAGCTTTTTCTGCGGAAACCCCAGCCATTGAATTGA
- a CDS encoding DUF2007 domain-containing protein, with product MVQFYDPGDAAEQAEIESLLRQNGIEYFLRSNNGDGPSEILVAEEDLPQAQKLIDEMNRSR from the coding sequence ATGGTTCAATTCTACGATCCCGGTGATGCCGCTGAACAGGCAGAAATTGAGAGTTTGTTGCGCCAAAACGGCATCGAGTATTTCCTCAGATCGAACAACGGTGACGGCCCTTCGGAAATCCTGGTGGCGGAAGAAGATCTTCCGCAGGCTCAGAAACTGATTGATGAGATGAATCGCAGTCGCTGA
- the cysE gene encoding serine O-acetyltransferase yields the protein MFDTFKQDIKAVYDRDPAVRSVAEVLFCYPGFHALLFYRLAHALWTRKLYFFGRFISHIGRFLTGIEIHPGARIGKGFFIDHGMGVVIGETAEIGENCTLYHGVTLGGTSWAKEKRHPTLGDNVIIGSGAKVLGPFTVGSGSKIGSNSVVVKEVPPNSTVVGVPGRMVISEGKKVEEKLDLSHDKLPDPEAKAISCLFDQIRALERKVKDLSDQLNEVRSSCASEEAAENADKRKKAEA from the coding sequence ATGTTCGACACCTTCAAGCAGGATATCAAAGCGGTTTACGATCGAGACCCTGCCGTGCGCAGCGTGGCCGAGGTCCTCTTCTGTTACCCTGGGTTTCATGCCTTGCTGTTTTATCGGCTGGCTCATGCACTGTGGACGCGAAAGCTCTATTTCTTCGGCCGCTTTATTTCGCATATCGGCCGCTTTTTGACCGGCATCGAGATTCATCCGGGAGCCCGTATCGGCAAGGGTTTTTTTATCGATCACGGCATGGGAGTTGTGATCGGCGAAACCGCCGAAATCGGCGAAAACTGCACCCTTTATCACGGCGTGACCCTTGGTGGGACGTCCTGGGCGAAGGAAAAACGCCATCCCACTCTGGGGGATAATGTCATTATCGGTTCCGGCGCAAAGGTGTTGGGGCCTTTTACCGTGGGTTCGGGTAGCAAGATCGGCTCTAATTCGGTCGTCGTCAAAGAGGTGCCGCCCAACAGTACCGTAGTTGGCGTTCCGGGTCGCATGGTGATTTCCGAAGGCAAGAAAGTCGAGGAAAAGCTTGATTTGAGTCATGACAAGCTGCCCGACCCGGAAGCCAAGGCGATCTCCTGTCTGTTCGACCAGATCCGGGCCCTTGAGCGCAAGGTCAAGGACCTGAGCGACCAGCTGAACGAAGTGCGGTCCTCCTGCGCGAGCGAGGAGGCGGCTGAGAACGCCGATAAACGGAAGAAAGCCGAAGCCTGA
- a CDS encoding GGDEF domain-containing protein — translation MTYTSRKTTASTVDEVLKSEHERFKRYGDPFSVILFDLDHFKVINDTHGHLVGDRVLKEIAQLTRGMMRATDVPGRWGGEEFLIVSPHSDLEGARQLAEKLRLAIAEHDFKKAGRITASFGVATVDASTTSDSLLKAVDDALYHAKENGRNRVSVTPRAGATSRES, via the coding sequence TTGACCTACACCAGTCGCAAAACAACGGCCTCCACAGTCGATGAAGTCCTCAAAAGTGAACATGAACGCTTCAAGCGCTACGGCGATCCTTTTTCAGTCATCCTGTTTGATCTCGATCATTTCAAGGTGATCAACGACACACACGGGCACCTGGTCGGCGACAGAGTTCTCAAAGAGATTGCCCAGTTAACACGGGGTATGATGCGGGCCACCGATGTTCCAGGGCGCTGGGGTGGAGAGGAATTTCTCATTGTTTCTCCCCACAGCGACCTGGAAGGAGCCAGGCAGCTGGCAGAGAAACTGCGCCTCGCCATCGCCGAGCATGATTTCAAAAAAGCCGGGCGCATCACCGCCAGCTTCGGCGTTGCGACGGTCGATGCGAGTACAACTTCCGATTCCCTGCTCAAGGCTGTGGATGACGCTCTCTATCATGCCAAGGAAAATGGGCGCAACCGGGTCAGCGTCACTCCGCGTGCGGGCGCTACCTCCCGGGAGAGCTGA
- the mnmA gene encoding tRNA 2-thiouridine(34) synthase MnmA, translating to MNTTRKRIVVAMSGGVDSSVTAALLKEQGHEVIGMTMQIWDYSRFAAPDGETFGTCCSLDDVHDARRVAEGLDIPFYVINFEEAFQRQVIDHFCDEYFSGRTPNPCVMCNQRLKFDLLLRRARELEADALATGHYAIIEPDADGRFMLRKGRDQGKDQSYFLFTLTPEQMTRVMFPLGGMTKEEVREHAARFDLRVAEKAESQDICFVPDGDYVRFLEEERGAGKLDGEIVHVSGKVLGRHRGTYRYTIGQRRGLGIAWSEPLFVTGIDVEERQVIVGEKSHLHRDRLTVRECNWQIDPPEQPLQAACRIRYRHREVPAQIRTLPDNRAEVVFSQPQQGITPGQAAVFYDGDRVLGGGWIE from the coding sequence ATGAACACCACCAGAAAACGCATTGTCGTCGCCATGAGCGGAGGCGTGGATTCCTCCGTCACCGCGGCTCTGCTCAAGGAGCAGGGGCATGAAGTCATCGGCATGACCATGCAGATATGGGACTACAGCCGGTTCGCGGCTCCCGACGGCGAAACCTTCGGAACCTGCTGTTCCCTCGATGATGTGCATGACGCCCGCCGGGTGGCCGAGGGGCTCGATATCCCATTCTACGTCATTAATTTTGAAGAAGCCTTCCAGCGCCAGGTCATCGACCACTTCTGCGATGAATATTTTTCCGGGCGGACGCCCAATCCCTGTGTCATGTGCAATCAGCGCCTCAAATTCGATCTGCTGCTGCGCCGGGCGCGTGAACTTGAAGCCGATGCGCTGGCGACCGGTCATTACGCCATTATCGAACCGGATGCCGACGGTCGCTTTATGCTGCGCAAGGGGCGCGACCAGGGCAAGGATCAGAGCTACTTTCTGTTCACCCTGACGCCGGAGCAGATGACCCGCGTGATGTTTCCCCTGGGTGGCATGACCAAGGAAGAGGTGCGTGAACACGCGGCCCGTTTCGATCTGCGCGTGGCGGAAAAAGCCGAGAGTCAGGATATCTGCTTCGTCCCTGACGGGGATTATGTGCGCTTTCTCGAGGAGGAACGGGGCGCGGGGAAACTCGATGGGGAGATCGTCCATGTCTCCGGGAAGGTTCTCGGGCGTCACCGCGGGACCTATCGCTACACGATCGGTCAGCGACGGGGGCTTGGCATCGCGTGGTCTGAACCTCTCTTTGTGACCGGTATCGATGTTGAGGAAAGACAGGTGATTGTCGGTGAGAAGTCCCATCTGCATCGTGACCGGCTGACAGTACGGGAATGCAACTGGCAAATCGATCCGCCCGAGCAGCCGCTGCAGGCGGCCTGCCGTATCCGTTATCGTCATCGGGAAGTGCCGGCGCAGATTCGCACTTTGCCGGATAACCGTGCCGAAGTCGTGTTCAGCCAGCCCCAACAGGGGATAACCCCGGGGCAGGCCGCTGTGTTTTATGACGGCGACCGGGTTCTCGGCGGAGGATGGATCGAATGA
- a CDS encoding RluA family pseudouridine synthase, which produces MSRPAGFEFNFRRVAHGTGERLDRFLAASLEGVSRKKIKQALDGGRIFVEGQVARRAGQILHGGERIEGTLLLSEPLPSPQVSWVFRDADLLAVAKPAGLASHPAHPGQDSALGQVCALLDGSGASPVLLHRLDRDTSGLLLFALHEESNQSLYRQFFERRVEKSYLALVEGRPPASFSADGCLKSGVCGRTVVDSGGQDAHTDFATLAYGSGAALVEARPRTGRTHQIRVHLAAQGFPLLGDALYGGALFFKTVRSHLAIPRHLLHAYRLRFQHPRTGEPLMLECPPPPDFSPVLSLLDNCPINL; this is translated from the coding sequence GTGAGCAGACCTGCCGGCTTCGAATTCAATTTCCGGCGCGTGGCACACGGAACAGGAGAGCGTCTGGACCGGTTTCTGGCGGCCAGCCTTGAGGGCGTTTCGCGCAAGAAAATCAAACAGGCTCTCGACGGCGGGCGGATATTTGTCGAAGGGCAGGTCGCGCGGCGTGCCGGGCAGATCCTGCACGGTGGGGAGCGCATAGAGGGAACCCTTTTGCTCAGCGAACCCCTGCCGTCTCCGCAGGTCTCCTGGGTTTTTCGCGATGCGGACCTGCTGGCGGTGGCCAAGCCGGCAGGGCTTGCCTCTCATCCGGCCCATCCCGGCCAGGACAGTGCCCTGGGCCAGGTCTGCGCCTTGCTTGATGGCAGCGGGGCTTCGCCGGTTCTACTGCATCGCCTGGATCGCGACACCAGCGGGCTTCTGCTTTTTGCCCTGCATGAAGAGAGCAACCAGTCTCTCTATCGGCAGTTCTTCGAACGCCGTGTGGAAAAGAGCTACCTGGCCCTGGTCGAGGGGCGGCCGCCGGCTTCTTTTTCTGCCGACGGTTGCCTCAAAAGCGGGGTATGCGGACGCACGGTGGTGGATTCAGGTGGCCAGGACGCGCATACCGATTTTGCCACCCTTGCTTACGGCAGCGGTGCTGCGCTGGTGGAGGCGCGACCCCGCACCGGACGTACTCACCAGATCCGCGTCCACCTCGCCGCGCAGGGTTTCCCTCTTCTGGGTGACGCTCTTTACGGCGGCGCCCTGTTTTTCAAAACGGTGCGGAGCCACCTGGCGATCCCCCGTCATCTGCTGCATGCGTACCGGTTGAGATTTCAGCACCCGCGTACAGGTGAACCGTTGATGCTGGAATGCCCGCCACCTCCGGATTTCTCCCCTGTCCTTTCCTTGCTCGACAACTGCCCGATCAATCTCTGA
- the nifU gene encoding Fe-S cluster assembly scaffold protein NifU — translation MYTEKVMDHFSNPRNVGEIENADGVGEVGNASCGDIMKIFLKVEDNVIKDIKFKTFGCGAAIATSSMVTEMAIGKTLDEAMELTNAAVAEALDGLPANKMHCSNLAADALHEAIKNYRENHS, via the coding sequence ATGTACACCGAAAAAGTCATGGACCACTTCAGCAACCCCCGCAACGTGGGTGAAATCGAGAATGCCGATGGGGTGGGTGAGGTCGGCAATGCGTCCTGCGGCGATATCATGAAGATCTTTCTCAAGGTTGAAGACAATGTCATCAAGGACATTAAATTCAAGACCTTCGGGTGCGGCGCCGCCATCGCCACTTCGTCGATGGTGACGGAAATGGCGATTGGCAAAACCCTGGATGAAGCCATGGAGTTGACCAATGCTGCCGTCGCCGAAGCTCTCGACGGGCTGCCGGCCAACAAGATGCACTGCAGCAACCTGGCGGCCGACGCTCTCCACGAAGCGATCAAGAATTACAGGGAAAATCACTCTTGA
- the mtaB gene encoding tRNA (N(6)-L-threonylcarbamoyladenosine(37)-C(2))-methylthiotransferase MtaB, whose translation MKHRVSIATLGCKTNQYESAAIAERLETAGYEVVSFDAGAELVIVNTCTVTAATDSQSRNLIRRARRLNPEARVVVTGCYAQVAPEKLINLPGVALVIGNAEKKEFLELLGDIADTPRIKVGDMREARDAVALPLSRFPDRSRAFVQIQNGCNAFCSYCIIPYARGRSRSLPPAQVVSQVRELVQAGYPEIVLTGIHIGGYGADLTPATSLQDLVVLLEEQTDVRRLRIGSVEPTEITTTLVDRVARSKVICPHFHIPLQSGSDTVLERMNRSYDTVFFRRVVEGIHHRMPTAAIGLDVIVGFPGETEDEFDETFRFIEELPVTHLHVFPFSRRPGTPAATYSDQVSGAVAKERAARLRALGERKTRAYSEQFIGQEVEVVEESGQPSGWRKGLTRHYLPAFFKSPEEQAGHCVWVRVLRLSDRGLEGELIE comes from the coding sequence ATGAAACACCGCGTGTCCATTGCCACCCTGGGGTGCAAGACCAATCAGTATGAATCGGCCGCCATTGCCGAGCGGCTTGAAACTGCCGGCTATGAGGTCGTGTCATTCGACGCGGGGGCAGAACTGGTGATCGTCAACACCTGCACCGTCACGGCGGCGACAGACAGTCAGTCCCGCAATCTGATCCGGCGCGCCCGGCGGCTGAATCCGGAGGCGCGGGTGGTGGTGACCGGCTGCTACGCCCAGGTTGCACCGGAGAAGCTGATTAATCTGCCCGGTGTGGCGTTGGTGATCGGAAACGCAGAGAAGAAGGAGTTTCTTGAACTGCTGGGGGACATCGCCGATACTCCCCGCATCAAAGTGGGCGACATGCGCGAGGCCCGTGACGCGGTGGCCCTGCCTTTGTCCCGTTTCCCCGACCGCAGCCGCGCCTTCGTGCAGATTCAGAATGGCTGCAACGCTTTCTGCAGTTATTGCATCATTCCCTACGCCCGCGGCCGCAGCCGCTCGCTGCCCCCTGCACAGGTTGTGAGCCAGGTGCGTGAGCTGGTTCAGGCGGGATACCCTGAAATTGTGCTGACCGGCATCCACATCGGCGGGTACGGTGCCGACCTGACTCCTGCCACATCCCTGCAGGATCTGGTGGTTTTACTGGAAGAACAGACCGATGTCCGCCGGTTGCGCATCGGATCTGTTGAACCGACTGAGATCACGACCACGCTGGTGGATCGTGTCGCGCGCTCAAAGGTCATCTGTCCGCATTTTCATATCCCCCTGCAGTCCGGTAGCGATACCGTCCTTGAGCGCATGAACCGCTCCTACGATACGGTTTTTTTCCGCCGGGTGGTGGAGGGGATTCATCATCGAATGCCCACCGCCGCCATCGGGCTTGATGTCATTGTTGGCTTTCCTGGGGAAACAGAGGATGAATTTGATGAAACCTTCCGTTTCATTGAAGAATTGCCGGTGACTCATCTGCACGTCTTCCCCTTCAGCCGTCGCCCGGGCACCCCTGCCGCCACCTACTCGGACCAGGTCTCCGGCGCCGTCGCCAAAGAGCGCGCGGCCAGGTTGAGGGCCTTGGGTGAGAGAAAGACCCGGGCCTATTCGGAACAATTCATCGGCCAGGAGGTGGAGGTGGTGGAAGAAAGCGGTCAGCCCAGCGGCTGGCGCAAAGGTTTGACGCGCCATTACCTCCCCGCTTTCTTCAAGAGTCCCGAAGAGCAGGCAGGGCACTGCGTTTGGGTCCGTGTGTTGCGCTTGAGCGACCGTGGGCTGGAAGGGGAGTTGATCGAGTGA
- the nifS gene encoding cysteine desulfurase NifS produces MKKIYMDYNATTPVRPEVLDAILPFYREEFGNPSSVHWAGRAVSGAVEKAREQVAKLINCSPAEVVFTSCGSEGDNMALKGTVAALRDKGNHIITTGVEHPAVLETCHYLEKNGCDVTFLTVDSDGMVDLRQLEDAITEKTILISAMWGNNETGTLFPVEEIGRIARKHKVRFHTDAVQAVGKIPVDVQKAGADLLVLSGHKIGAPKGVGAIYIRRGTRMTPLIHGGHQERNRRAGTHNVAGIVGLGMACELAGQNLEQNAERMAHLRDKLEQGILNQIPDVKVNGHRTQRLPNTLNVSFAYIEGESLLLNFDMKGVAASSGSACTSGSLEPSHVMGAMGVDVALAHSSTRFSLGPDSTEEDVDYILEILPPIIQRLREMSPLYPGNK; encoded by the coding sequence GTGAAGAAAATCTACATGGATTACAACGCCACAACTCCGGTGCGGCCGGAGGTGCTGGATGCCATATTGCCTTTTTATCGTGAAGAGTTCGGCAATCCCTCCAGTGTGCACTGGGCGGGGCGTGCTGTGAGCGGCGCGGTGGAAAAGGCGCGCGAGCAGGTCGCCAAGCTGATCAACTGCTCTCCTGCAGAGGTTGTTTTTACCTCCTGCGGCAGCGAGGGCGACAACATGGCCCTTAAAGGGACCGTGGCCGCTCTTCGAGACAAGGGTAATCATATCATTACCACTGGTGTTGAGCATCCCGCCGTTTTGGAGACCTGCCATTATCTTGAAAAAAACGGCTGCGATGTGACTTTTCTGACGGTCGACAGCGACGGCATGGTTGATCTCAGGCAGCTTGAAGATGCCATCACCGAGAAAACCATCCTGATCTCAGCCATGTGGGGAAACAATGAAACCGGAACCCTGTTCCCGGTGGAGGAGATCGGGCGGATTGCGCGCAAGCACAAGGTACGTTTTCATACCGACGCGGTACAGGCGGTGGGAAAGATTCCCGTTGATGTGCAGAAAGCCGGTGCCGACCTGCTGGTGCTTTCCGGCCACAAGATCGGCGCGCCCAAAGGGGTCGGGGCGATCTACATCCGCCGCGGTACACGCATGACGCCGCTGATTCACGGCGGCCACCAGGAGCGTAACCGTCGCGCAGGCACACACAATGTCGCGGGGATTGTCGGCCTGGGAATGGCCTGTGAACTGGCGGGGCAGAACCTGGAGCAGAATGCCGAGCGTATGGCGCACCTGCGTGACAAGCTCGAACAGGGTATCCTCAACCAGATTCCCGATGTCAAGGTCAACGGTCACCGCACGCAGCGGCTGCCCAACACCCTTAATGTCAGCTTTGCCTACATCGAGGGGGAATCGCTGCTGCTCAATTTTGATATGAAGGGCGTAGCGGCCTCTTCCGGGTCTGCCTGCACTTCGGGGTCGCTGGAACCTTCGCACGTTATGGGCGCCATGGGGGTGGATGTCGCCCTGGCCCATTCCAGCACCCGTTTCAGCCTGGGGCCTGACAGTACCGAAGAGGATGTCGACTATATCCTGGAAATTCTGCCGCCCATTATTCAAAGATTGCGGGAAATGAGTCCTCTTTATCCCGGCAATAAATAA
- the ilvA gene encoding threonine ammonia-lyase, biosynthetic, whose amino-acid sequence MQRFVKLILTSRVYEAAIETPLEEAPGLSHSLGNRILLKREDLQPVFSFKLRGAYNKIANLPEEQRAAGVIAASAGNHAQGVAFSARQLGIRATIVMPATTPRIKVDAVAAMGADIVLHGDNYSEAADRCAELIEKSGMTFIHPFDDELVIAGQGTVADEILRQSAGRVDAVFVPVGGGGLIGGMAVFLKALRPDVKIIGVEPADSDAMARSLEAGRRVKLDSVGIFADGVAVREVGKQTFDLCRRYVDEIIRVDTDELCSAIKSVYQATRSIVEPAGALALAGLKKYVRREKLSGRTLVAVNSGANMNFDRLRYVAERTLVGEKQEALFAVTIPEEPGALKRFCQDHVEGRNITEFNYRLSGRDAAHIFVGIAIRDEEERHSFGCRLRAAGFENLDLTDNELAKTHVRYMVGGRAPETGREVLYRFWFPERPGALGKFLEAMGATWNISLFHYRTQGGDFGRVLIGLEIPETQETDFQRFLKQLGYRFEQETNNPAYRLFL is encoded by the coding sequence ATGCAGCGTTTCGTCAAATTGATTCTGACTTCCCGTGTTTATGAAGCGGCGATCGAGACACCCCTTGAGGAGGCGCCCGGTCTTTCACACAGCCTCGGCAACCGGATTCTGCTCAAACGCGAGGATCTGCAGCCGGTATTCTCCTTTAAGTTGCGCGGCGCCTACAACAAGATCGCCAACCTTCCCGAGGAGCAGCGCGCCGCCGGGGTGATCGCCGCTTCGGCCGGCAATCATGCCCAGGGGGTGGCTTTTTCAGCGCGCCAATTGGGCATCAGGGCGACCATCGTCATGCCCGCCACCACGCCGAGAATCAAGGTTGACGCCGTCGCAGCCATGGGGGCCGATATCGTTCTGCATGGCGACAATTATTCGGAGGCGGCTGACCGTTGCGCCGAGCTGATCGAAAAGTCGGGCATGACGTTCATTCATCCCTTTGATGACGAACTTGTTATTGCCGGCCAGGGGACTGTCGCCGATGAAATACTGCGGCAGAGCGCCGGTCGCGTCGATGCCGTGTTCGTTCCGGTAGGCGGTGGCGGGCTTATCGGCGGCATGGCGGTGTTTCTCAAGGCTCTGCGCCCCGATGTGAAAATTATTGGTGTCGAGCCGGCGGACAGCGATGCCATGGCACGTTCGCTGGAGGCCGGTCGACGCGTGAAACTCGATTCGGTAGGGATCTTTGCCGACGGGGTCGCGGTGCGCGAGGTCGGCAAGCAGACCTTTGATCTCTGTCGGCGCTACGTCGATGAGATTATCCGTGTCGATACCGATGAGTTGTGCAGCGCCATCAAGAGTGTCTACCAGGCCACCCGTTCCATTGTTGAACCGGCGGGGGCATTGGCCCTGGCCGGACTGAAAAAATATGTGCGGCGTGAAAAGCTCTCCGGTCGGACCCTGGTGGCGGTCAACTCCGGCGCCAATATGAATTTCGATCGCTTGCGCTACGTGGCTGAACGCACCCTGGTGGGCGAAAAACAGGAGGCGTTGTTTGCCGTCACCATCCCGGAAGAGCCCGGCGCCCTCAAGCGGTTCTGTCAGGATCATGTGGAGGGGCGCAATATCACCGAATTTAATTATCGCCTCTCCGGACGAGATGCGGCGCACATCTTTGTAGGCATTGCCATTCGAGACGAGGAGGAACGTCACAGTTTCGGCTGCCGTTTACGCGCTGCCGGTTTCGAAAATCTTGACCTGACCGACAACGAGCTTGCCAAAACCCATGTCCGCTACATGGTTGGAGGGCGCGCCCCCGAAACCGGCCGTGAGGTGCTGTATCGATTCTGGTTTCCGGAACGCCCCGGAGCGCTGGGGAAATTTCTGGAAGCCATGGGGGCGACCTGGAATATCTCCCTGTTCCATTACCGGACACAGGGGGGTGATTTCGGCCGGGTTCTGATCGGTCTTGAAATCCCAGAGACGCAGGAAACCGATTTCCAGAGATTTCTCAAGCAGCTGGGCTACCGTTTTGAGCAGGAAACGAACAATCCGGCCTATCGGCTCTTTTTGTAA
- a CDS encoding response regulator transcription factor, whose protein sequence is MSARILCVEDDNEILDLEMNILRRLGYHPLAARDGLLALEIILEQQPDAVILDIMLPGCDGLELARRIRRTRAVCDTPIAFVTAKGESFDFRRGFQNGGQIYLAKPFTISALQVAVESLLGNKARPMPTAKNRPSPPRKSGSRFASLFSTS, encoded by the coding sequence ATGAGTGCCAGAATTCTGTGCGTAGAAGACGATAATGAAATCCTTGATTTGGAGATGAATATCCTGCGCCGTCTGGGTTATCATCCCCTGGCAGCACGCGATGGGCTTCTGGCCCTTGAGATCATCCTGGAGCAGCAACCTGACGCCGTCATCCTCGACATTATGCTGCCGGGCTGCGATGGATTGGAGCTGGCACGAAGAATCCGGCGCACCAGGGCCGTATGCGACACTCCCATTGCCTTCGTCACAGCTAAAGGTGAAAGTTTCGATTTCCGGCGCGGGTTTCAAAATGGCGGCCAGATCTACCTGGCAAAGCCCTTTACAATTTCAGCACTCCAGGTCGCCGTTGAAAGTCTGCTGGGCAACAAGGCCCGCCCAATGCCTACCGCAAAAAACCGCCCCTCCCCTCCCCGTAAAAGCGGGTCACGCTTTGCCTCCCTGTTTTCCACCAGCTGA